The Acidobacteriota bacterium genome has a segment encoding these proteins:
- the hpt gene encoding hypoxanthine phosphoribosyltransferase produces MTSRVPRVKRKGRPAAPESGEVLVSARRIARRLDALAREVEEAFAGQRGRWRPTSRTLHPKRGGPLVVVGVLKGAFVFTADFVRKLRVPHRVEFVRVRSYRGKTRGRVRVEGNVAGIRGRDVLVLDGVLDTGRTLRAVLRRLEQSQPRRLKVCALLRKRRPGQLAVPLDFVGFEIPDVFVVGYGMDCAEEGRNFQDIVVL; encoded by the coding sequence ATGACGTCTCGCGTCCCACGAGTCAAACGAAAAGGCCGCCCCGCCGCCCCCGAGTCAGGCGAGGTTCTCGTTAGCGCCCGGCGGATCGCGCGGCGCCTCGACGCGCTCGCCCGCGAGGTCGAAGAGGCGTTCGCCGGCCAACGGGGCCGCTGGCGGCCTACTTCCCGCACGCTTCACCCGAAGCGGGGAGGGCCGCTCGTGGTGGTCGGTGTTCTGAAGGGCGCGTTCGTCTTTACGGCGGATTTCGTCAGAAAACTCCGAGTGCCGCACCGGGTGGAGTTCGTGCGCGTGCGGAGCTACCGCGGAAAAACCCGCGGCCGCGTTCGCGTAGAGGGAAATGTTGCGGGCATTCGGGGGCGCGACGTGCTGGTCCTCGACGGCGTCCTGGACACGGGGCGCACGTTGCGCGCCGTGCTTCGCCGCCTTGAGCAGAGCCAGCCGCGGCGCCTCAAGGTGTGCGCGCTTCTTCGGAAGCGGCGGCCCGGCCAGCTCGCCGTGCCGCTCGATTTCGTCGGCTTCGAGATTCCCGACGTGTTCGTCGTCGGCTACGGCATGGACTGCGCCGAGGAGGGAAGGAATTTCCAAGACATCGTCGTGCTGTAG
- the tilS gene encoding tRNA lysidine(34) synthetase TilS, protein MRSLRTFERRFFEFARRQCRLGRGARVVAAVSGGPDSVALLTLLARHKDAQGWKVHAAHFNHRVRGRASDRDEAFVRRLCRDLKIPLKVGRRRLPKRLSSPARTRTGSLNEERLREMRIKFLVRAARSLRATHVAIGHQRNDVAETFLMRLLRGAGADGLAVLPPRTSREGLLWVRPLLPFPRAEIEAWLRSQKIPWREDLTNRRVDRMRNRIRHELLPLLARRYNPRVVEELARAAEILREENDYMESRAAHAVSEKKVSLARLRRAPLALRRRMVRRAVAEAKGDLRRITFAHVESILNLLESGHEAHLPDWLTVSRNGRFLHFRSHDVSRPTSQTKRPPRRPRVRRGSR, encoded by the coding sequence ATGCGCTCACTGAGGACTTTCGAGCGACGGTTCTTTGAGTTTGCGCGGCGCCAGTGCCGGCTCGGGCGCGGAGCGCGCGTGGTGGCCGCGGTATCGGGCGGCCCGGATTCGGTGGCCCTTCTTACGCTTCTCGCGCGGCACAAGGACGCGCAGGGGTGGAAGGTTCACGCGGCGCACTTCAACCACCGCGTCCGGGGCCGCGCTTCCGACCGGGACGAGGCGTTCGTGCGCCGCCTCTGCCGCGATTTGAAAATTCCCCTGAAGGTGGGACGTCGCCGCCTCCCGAAGCGCTTGAGCTCGCCCGCTAGGACGCGTACTGGGAGCCTGAACGAGGAGCGCCTGCGCGAGATGCGCATTAAATTCCTGGTGCGTGCGGCGCGCTCGCTGCGGGCCACGCACGTCGCCATCGGGCACCAGCGAAACGACGTGGCCGAGACGTTCCTGATGCGCCTTCTGCGCGGCGCGGGGGCGGACGGCCTCGCCGTTTTGCCTCCCAGGACGAGCCGCGAGGGACTGCTCTGGGTGCGCCCCCTTCTGCCCTTCCCGCGCGCCGAGATCGAGGCATGGCTTCGTTCGCAAAAGATTCCCTGGCGCGAGGACCTGACGAACCGCCGCGTGGACCGGATGCGGAACCGCATCCGGCACGAACTCCTGCCCCTGCTCGCGCGCCGCTATAATCCCCGCGTCGTCGAGGAGCTCGCGCGTGCGGCGGAGATCCTGCGCGAGGAAAACGACTACATGGAAAGTAGAGCGGCGCACGCCGTTTCGGAAAAGAAAGTTTCTCTCGCACGCCTCCGCCGCGCTCCCCTGGCGCTCCGGCGCCGCATGGTGCGCCGCGCCGTCGCGGAGGCCAAGGGCGACTTGCGGCGCATCACGTTCGCCCACGTGGAAAGCATCTTGAACCTCCTCGAAAGCGGCCATGAGGCGCACCTTCCCGACTGGCTCACGGTCTCTCGCAACGGCCGCTTCCTGCACTTTCGCTCCCATGACGTCTCGCGTCCCACGAGTCAAACGAAAAGGCCGCCCCGCCGCCCCCGAGTCAGGCGAGGTTCTCGTTAG
- the fdhF gene encoding formate dehydrogenase subunit alpha produces MNKIIIDGKTCTAEPEETLLAAARRAGVEIPTLCFEPRLPAYGACRVCLVQVEKRGLVAACHTPADRGMVVTTENELLRGIRSEIFRLLLQDAPPDCPNCVDGRLCDLHRWAERYGVNGERSGAHFESWDGAPYLRFSPSFCIACARCGRVCSDIQGAGALALSGRGSEPHLGPAFGQDLRESTCEFCGQCIEACPTGAIMERSAQDGKAADKLVDTVCPYCGTGCGVTLHVRGEKIARVTARHDSPVNSGALCVKGRFGWDFVSNEDRLRDPLIRENGRFRTASWQEAYDCVAENFLRIKRESGPHVLAGWSSSRAANEPNYLFQKFFRAAIGTNNVDNCARTUHAPTVAGLAIVVGRGAMSNPIGDLAKAKVILVVGSNTTESHPVIALQIKEAVRRGARLIVCDPRRIGLVRWADLWLRLRVGTDIALFNAMAHVIVKERLWDKAFVREKTRGFKELSKHVRSYTPERAARICGVPASLIREAARLYASVQPASIAYTLGVTEHSCGTRNVMSLANLALLTGNFGLEGGGVNPLRGQNNVQGAGDMGCLPAVLTCYQKVGDPEVRARFEKAWGVPVPDTPGLNKIKVVDAILEGKVRGLYIMGENSVLSDANAAKTRKALEKAEFLVVQDMFMTETASLADVVLPAASPAETDGTYTNTERRVQRVRAALPPPGKARPDWLILRDLAERVGLPMRYRHPQEIWDEIRTVTPAFSGITYARIKKEGLCWPCPSEDHPGTPVLHAGDALRKRPGEFQCVEHVPLAEPPDGAYPLVLTTGRRLPTYHTGTMTGRSPGLRELVPEERVEIHPDDARRLALRDGCPVRVISRRGSVEARALITDRSPRGVVFMSFHFPETPTNLLTTDACDPITDTAEFKACAVRVEPAR; encoded by the coding sequence ATGAATAAAATTATCATCGACGGAAAGACGTGCACCGCCGAGCCCGAAGAGACTCTCCTGGCGGCGGCGCGTCGCGCCGGCGTGGAGATCCCCACGCTGTGCTTCGAGCCCAGGCTTCCCGCCTACGGCGCGTGCCGCGTGTGCCTCGTCCAGGTGGAAAAGCGGGGGCTCGTGGCCGCGTGCCACACGCCGGCCGACCGGGGCATGGTCGTCACGACGGAAAACGAGCTGTTGCGGGGCATACGGAGCGAAATTTTCCGGTTGCTCCTTCAAGACGCGCCGCCCGATTGCCCGAACTGCGTGGACGGCCGGCTCTGCGACCTCCACCGCTGGGCTGAGCGCTACGGCGTCAACGGGGAGCGGAGCGGTGCCCACTTCGAAAGCTGGGACGGAGCCCCCTACCTGCGGTTCTCCCCCTCTTTCTGCATCGCATGCGCCCGTTGCGGGCGCGTGTGCTCGGACATTCAGGGAGCGGGCGCCCTGGCGCTTTCGGGCAGGGGGTCGGAGCCGCACCTCGGGCCCGCCTTCGGGCAAGACCTGCGCGAGTCGACCTGCGAGTTCTGCGGCCAGTGCATCGAGGCGTGCCCCACCGGGGCCATTATGGAACGGAGCGCCCAGGACGGAAAAGCGGCGGATAAGCTCGTGGACACCGTGTGCCCTTACTGCGGCACGGGTTGCGGCGTGACACTTCACGTGCGCGGCGAAAAGATCGCCCGCGTGACCGCACGCCATGATTCCCCCGTCAACAGCGGCGCCCTCTGCGTGAAGGGGCGCTTCGGCTGGGACTTCGTCTCCAACGAGGACCGCCTGCGCGATCCCCTGATTCGGGAAAACGGCCGCTTTCGCACCGCCTCCTGGCAGGAAGCCTACGATTGCGTCGCCGAAAATTTTTTACGGATCAAACGCGAGTCTGGTCCTCATGTGCTCGCCGGATGGAGCTCGTCGCGCGCCGCGAACGAGCCGAACTACCTCTTTCAAAAGTTCTTCCGCGCCGCCATCGGAACGAACAACGTCGACAACTGCGCGCGTACCTGACACGCCCCTACGGTCGCCGGTCTGGCGATCGTCGTAGGCCGGGGGGCCATGTCGAATCCCATCGGCGACCTGGCAAAGGCCAAGGTCATTCTGGTCGTCGGCTCCAACACCACCGAGTCGCACCCCGTTATCGCCCTGCAAATCAAAGAGGCCGTGCGCCGCGGCGCGCGCCTCATCGTCTGCGACCCACGGCGCATCGGCCTCGTGCGCTGGGCCGATCTCTGGCTCCGCCTGCGCGTCGGCACGGACATCGCCCTCTTCAACGCCATGGCGCACGTCATCGTCAAAGAGCGCCTATGGGACAAGGCTTTCGTTCGAGAAAAAACCCGCGGCTTCAAGGAGCTCTCCAAGCATGTGCGCTCCTATACCCCAGAGCGCGCGGCGCGCATCTGCGGCGTGCCGGCCTCCCTTATCCGCGAGGCGGCCCGCCTCTACGCGAGCGTCCAACCGGCGTCCATCGCGTACACGCTGGGCGTCACGGAACACTCCTGCGGGACCCGCAACGTCATGTCGCTCGCCAACCTGGCGCTCCTCACCGGAAACTTCGGCCTCGAGGGCGGCGGCGTCAACCCTCTGCGCGGCCAGAACAACGTGCAGGGCGCGGGCGACATGGGCTGCCTGCCCGCCGTCCTGACGTGCTACCAGAAGGTGGGAGACCCGGAAGTCCGCGCCCGCTTCGAAAAAGCATGGGGCGTTCCTGTTCCCGACACGCCGGGCCTGAACAAAATCAAAGTGGTGGACGCTATTTTGGAAGGCAAGGTGCGCGGGCTCTACATTATGGGCGAAAACTCGGTGCTCTCCGACGCCAACGCCGCCAAGACCCGCAAGGCACTGGAGAAGGCGGAGTTTCTCGTCGTCCAGGACATGTTCATGACCGAAACCGCGAGCCTGGCGGACGTCGTGCTCCCCGCGGCCTCCCCGGCGGAGACGGACGGCACGTACACGAACACGGAGCGGCGCGTCCAGCGGGTGCGCGCGGCGCTGCCTCCCCCCGGCAAGGCCCGGCCCGACTGGCTCATCTTGCGCGACCTGGCCGAGCGCGTGGGCCTTCCCATGCGATACCGACATCCGCAGGAAATCTGGGATGAAATCCGCACCGTCACGCCGGCGTTTTCAGGCATCACGTACGCGCGCATCAAAAAAGAAGGCCTGTGCTGGCCGTGTCCCTCGGAGGACCATCCCGGCACTCCCGTGCTCCATGCCGGTGACGCCCTGCGGAAGCGCCCCGGGGAGTTCCAGTGCGTGGAGCACGTTCCGCTCGCCGAGCCGCCTGACGGCGCGTATCCCCTGGTGCTGACGACGGGGCGTCGGCTTCCCACCTATCACACGGGAACCATGACGGGGCGCTCGCCCGGACTGCGTGAGCTCGTCCCCGAAGAGCGGGTGGAAATCCATCCCGACGACGCCCGGCGGCTCGCCCTTCGCGACGGATGTCCGGTACGCGTTATCTCCCGGCGCGGCTCCGTCGAGGCGCGCGCTCTGATTACCGACCGCTCTCCCCGGGGCGTCGTGTTCATGAGCTTTCACTTCCCCGAGACCCCCACGAATCTTCTCACGACGGACGCCTGCGACCCCATCACCGACACCGCCGAGTTCAAGGCCTGCGCCGTACGCGTCGAACCCGCGAGGTAA
- a CDS encoding NAD(P)H-dependent oxidoreductase subunit E gives MKKKRVRKAPRKRMGEGEFHASAGPALKRLATRWRGEPFPVLGFLHALRERNGGLGKPELRFAAEALNVSEAELYGAATFYPHLSPEEDLSRLLLCDGPTCRAAWRKQGVSSMEALPGGRFSCLGHCDEAPACLADKRECGRLNQDAVKKLAGRILRKGSRKTAKDGLTLVRARKTPPTGVVSSDTPLLKWIERGAPSKLKSYLKQGGYRNLSRLANKVSAERFLARLDKRGLCGRGGAGFPTARKWRAVRAAARRPKYIVCNADEGEFATFKDRYLLTAAPHLVLEGMAAAALVVGAEDGFIYLRYEYADTYDSLKKAIREAEKAGCIGKRVRGTRHPFRVHVRRAGGAYICGEETALFESLEGRRPLAREKPPYPTEAGLGGAPTVINNVETLAYAAFLLGHAAPSKSSRKPALTRLHSASGCVARPGVYELPAGASFRRLLEEAGGADSGRRVAAFALGGFAGGILPAELLDLPMRDDAVHEKGCMLGTGTVYFLGEEECPVNFVQESLRFLSHESCGKCFPCRLGVPELKRLLLRSNGDASERRALTGSVGRLLAEASLCGLGKSAPIGYRCLERYFSKELDIHFARGACSKARADSTKGATL, from the coding sequence GTGAAGAAAAAACGCGTCCGTAAGGCTCCGAGAAAACGCATGGGCGAAGGCGAATTCCACGCGTCGGCCGGGCCTGCCCTGAAGAGACTGGCCACGCGCTGGCGCGGGGAGCCCTTTCCGGTGCTGGGCTTCCTGCATGCGCTGCGTGAGAGGAACGGGGGCCTTGGAAAACCGGAACTGCGTTTCGCCGCGGAGGCATTGAACGTTTCCGAGGCCGAGCTCTACGGGGCCGCAACGTTCTACCCCCATCTCAGCCCGGAGGAAGACCTCTCGCGCCTCCTGCTCTGCGACGGGCCGACCTGCCGCGCCGCCTGGCGGAAGCAGGGCGTGTCTTCCATGGAAGCTCTGCCGGGGGGGCGCTTTTCCTGCCTCGGGCACTGCGACGAGGCGCCCGCGTGCCTTGCCGACAAGCGGGAATGCGGCCGATTGAATCAAGACGCAGTCAAGAAGCTGGCCGGGCGTATCTTGCGCAAAGGCTCGCGGAAAACGGCAAAGGACGGCCTTACACTCGTCCGGGCGAGGAAAACTCCTCCCACGGGCGTGGTTTCCTCGGACACCCCTTTGCTGAAGTGGATCGAGCGCGGCGCACCCTCCAAGCTTAAAAGCTATCTTAAACAAGGCGGATACAGGAATCTTTCCCGCCTTGCCAACAAAGTTTCTGCTGAGCGTTTTTTGGCGAGACTCGATAAGCGCGGCCTCTGCGGGCGCGGAGGCGCGGGTTTTCCCACGGCGCGCAAATGGAGGGCCGTGCGCGCCGCGGCGCGCCGTCCCAAGTACATAGTTTGCAACGCCGACGAGGGGGAGTTCGCCACGTTCAAGGACCGCTATCTGTTGACCGCGGCGCCGCATCTGGTGCTGGAGGGCATGGCCGCCGCCGCGCTCGTCGTGGGCGCCGAGGACGGCTTCATCTATCTCCGGTACGAATACGCGGACACCTACGACTCCCTGAAGAAAGCCATCCGGGAGGCTGAAAAGGCGGGCTGCATCGGAAAACGCGTCCGTGGCACGCGCCATCCGTTCCGCGTTCACGTCCGGCGGGCGGGTGGGGCCTACATCTGCGGCGAGGAGACGGCGCTCTTCGAGTCGCTCGAAGGCAGGCGTCCCCTCGCGCGCGAGAAACCGCCCTACCCCACCGAGGCCGGGCTCGGCGGCGCCCCTACCGTGATTAACAACGTGGAGACCCTCGCGTACGCCGCTTTCCTCCTCGGGCATGCCGCTCCGTCGAAGTCCTCCCGAAAGCCAGCGCTGACACGCCTGCACAGCGCGAGCGGATGCGTGGCGCGTCCCGGCGTCTATGAATTGCCCGCCGGAGCGTCCTTCAGGCGGCTTCTGGAAGAAGCCGGAGGGGCTGACTCCGGCCGGCGCGTCGCGGCTTTCGCGCTGGGCGGCTTCGCCGGAGGAATTCTTCCCGCCGAGCTTCTCGATTTGCCGATGCGTGACGACGCCGTGCACGAGAAGGGCTGCATGCTTGGCACGGGAACCGTGTATTTCCTCGGCGAGGAGGAGTGCCCCGTGAATTTCGTGCAGGAGAGCCTCCGCTTTCTCTCGCACGAAAGCTGCGGCAAGTGTTTCCCCTGCCGGCTCGGGGTTCCCGAGCTGAAACGGCTCCTGCTCCGGAGTAACGGAGACGCCTCGGAGCGAAGGGCGCTGACGGGCTCGGTGGGACGTCTTCTCGCCGAAGCGTCGCTTTGCGGCCTGGGAAAAAGCGCGCCCATCGGGTACCGGTGCCTCGAACGGTACTTTTCCAAAGAGCTGGATATTCACTTCGCGCGGGGAGCTTGCAGCAAGGCGCGGGCCGATTCCACCAAAGGGGCGACGTTATGA
- the fabD gene encoding ACP S-malonyltransferase: protein MKLAFLFPGQGSQHAGMGKDIFEKFSEARSIFERADAALGFPLSRLCFDGPEEELKRTANTQPAVLTVSAAVHAVLEARGTRPLAAAGHSLGQYSAYVAAGTLRFEDAVRAVRARGEAMQEACPEGQGDMAAVMGLDLASVEAVCREEAQGQVLSPANINSSAQIVVAGHKAAVERAVRRAKREGAKRAVPLAVSAPFHCALMKPAQDAMREILSQIEFRDPAFPVLA from the coding sequence ATGAAACTCGCGTTCTTGTTTCCCGGCCAGGGCTCCCAGCACGCCGGCATGGGAAAGGACATTTTCGAAAAATTTTCCGAGGCCCGCTCGATCTTCGAGCGCGCCGACGCCGCCCTGGGCTTTCCCCTGAGCCGGTTGTGCTTCGACGGGCCGGAGGAGGAGCTGAAGCGCACGGCCAACACGCAGCCCGCCGTCCTGACCGTGAGCGCCGCCGTGCACGCCGTGCTCGAAGCGCGCGGCACGAGGCCGCTCGCGGCCGCGGGGCACAGCCTCGGGCAATACTCTGCTTACGTGGCGGCGGGGACGCTCCGCTTCGAGGACGCCGTCCGGGCCGTCCGGGCGCGCGGCGAGGCCATGCAGGAGGCCTGCCCGGAAGGGCAGGGCGACATGGCCGCCGTCATGGGCCTCGACCTGGCGAGCGTGGAAGCCGTCTGCCGGGAGGAGGCGCAGGGGCAGGTGCTCTCGCCCGCCAACATTAATTCGTCGGCGCAGATCGTCGTCGCGGGCCACAAGGCGGCCGTCGAGCGCGCCGTCCGGCGCGCCAAGCGGGAGGGCGCCAAGCGCGCGGTGCCGCTCGCCGTGAGCGCCCCGTTCCACTGCGCCCTCATGAAGCCGGCGCAGGACGCGATGCGGGAGATTCTTTCGCAAATCGAGTTCCGCGACCCGGCCTTCCCCGTGCTGGCGAA
- a CDS encoding IS3 family transposase, whose protein sequence is MRHLEEKRGCKTRKACRVVGISRSSYEYKPRKQPRQRFIVRRLHELAKKHPRYGYRRMTSMLRREGKRVNHKQVQRLWKKEGLKVPRKAKRRLPKGGVKLDVTRAVHRNHVWSWDLMSEKTMHGKKLRLLTMVDEHTRECLAIQLGHSMRSEDVLRELEMVVKARGAPRHLRSDNGPEFIAKRVQEWLKANEIGTLYIPKGSPWENGYIESFNGKLRDELLNQEWWGSLAEAKVVVEDWRREYNERRPHSGLGYETPAEYAKLRSKPTFATLTSPWSAEKNHGES, encoded by the coding sequence GTGCGGCACTTGGAGGAGAAGAGAGGCTGCAAGACAAGGAAGGCTTGCCGAGTTGTGGGGATCTCGAGATCGAGTTACGAGTATAAGCCACGAAAGCAACCCAGACAGAGGTTTATCGTGAGACGTCTGCACGAGCTGGCGAAGAAGCACCCGAGGTACGGGTACAGGCGTATGACGAGTATGCTGAGGAGAGAAGGAAAGAGAGTGAACCACAAGCAAGTACAAAGGCTGTGGAAGAAGGAGGGGCTGAAAGTGCCGAGGAAGGCGAAGAGGAGGCTACCGAAAGGTGGAGTGAAGCTGGACGTGACACGAGCGGTGCATCGCAATCACGTGTGGAGCTGGGACCTGATGTCTGAGAAGACGATGCACGGAAAGAAGTTGCGGTTGCTGACGATGGTGGATGAGCATACGAGGGAATGCCTGGCGATCCAGTTGGGGCATAGTATGCGCTCGGAGGATGTGCTGAGGGAGTTGGAGATGGTAGTGAAGGCGAGAGGAGCGCCGAGGCACTTGAGGAGCGACAATGGGCCGGAGTTCATAGCGAAGAGAGTGCAAGAGTGGTTGAAAGCAAACGAGATCGGAACGTTGTACATCCCGAAGGGGAGTCCTTGGGAGAACGGGTACATAGAGAGTTTCAACGGGAAACTGAGGGACGAGTTGCTGAACCAGGAGTGGTGGGGGAGCTTGGCGGAAGCGAAAGTAGTGGTGGAGGACTGGAGGAGGGAGTATAATGAGCGGAGGCCACACAGCGGCCTGGGTTATGAGACGCCAGCGGAATATGCGAAGTTGCGCTCCAAGCCTACGTTCGCTACGCTCACTTCACCTTGGAGCGCAGAAAAGAACCATGGCGAATCCTAA
- a CDS encoding transposase has protein sequence MRGKRYSTEQIVRILREADSGMKTSAVCRKHNISEQTFYRWRKKYGDLGVPEAKKLRELEKQNAKLKKLLAEAMLDIELLKEVNSKNF, from the coding sequence ATGCGTGGAAAGCGGTACAGCACGGAACAGATTGTCCGGATCCTGCGTGAAGCGGACAGTGGAATGAAGACGTCTGCGGTATGCCGGAAACATAACATTTCTGAGCAGACGTTTTATCGATGGAGGAAGAAGTATGGAGATCTTGGAGTGCCGGAGGCGAAGAAGCTGCGGGAGTTGGAGAAGCAGAACGCAAAGCTGAAGAAGCTGCTGGCGGAGGCGATGCTGGACATCGAGCTTCTCAAAGAGGTGAACTCAAAAAACTTCTAA
- a CDS encoding acetylornithine/succinylornithine family transaminase — protein sequence MTDHKAVEDAFAFNVFPKRDLVIVRGKGATVWDRDGKAYIDCIAGHGIVNIGHSNEAVVAAIEEQASRLITCSGVLYNDTRARLVEKLVGLAPARLKRAFLCNSGTESVEAAIKFARFTTKKTGFVCAMRSFHGRTLGALSATHVPKYREPFEPLVPGFSFVPFNNFDKLEKAVADDTAAVMLEVVQGEGGVHVGEEDFFRKVQKLCRERGVLLIIDEVQTGFCRTGRMFAFEHFSLEPDMVCLAKAIAGGVPMGAVLCSDAVEAPVGRHGTTFGGNPLACAASIAALDFMIEKDLAAAAAEKGEYFEKNLDAGSLTKVREVRRLGLMIGIELKEKVKPHLLSLMEQGVLALPAGATVLRLLPPLTITHEELDTVASAVRKVLR from the coding sequence ATGACGGACCACAAGGCGGTCGAGGACGCTTTCGCGTTCAACGTATTCCCGAAGCGCGACCTCGTGATCGTGCGCGGCAAGGGGGCCACGGTGTGGGACCGGGACGGAAAAGCATACATCGACTGCATCGCCGGGCACGGCATCGTCAACATCGGCCACTCGAACGAGGCGGTCGTCGCCGCCATCGAAGAACAGGCGTCCAGGCTCATCACCTGCTCGGGCGTGCTGTACAACGACACGCGCGCCCGGCTCGTCGAGAAGCTGGTCGGCCTCGCCCCCGCCCGCCTGAAGAGGGCTTTCCTGTGCAACTCCGGGACGGAGAGCGTGGAGGCGGCCATCAAGTTCGCCCGGTTCACCACGAAGAAGACCGGCTTCGTGTGCGCCATGCGGTCGTTCCACGGCCGCACCCTCGGCGCGCTCAGCGCCACGCACGTCCCCAAGTACCGCGAGCCGTTCGAGCCGCTGGTGCCGGGTTTTTCCTTCGTCCCGTTCAACAACTTCGACAAGCTGGAAAAAGCCGTCGCGGACGACACGGCCGCCGTCATGCTCGAGGTCGTCCAGGGCGAGGGCGGCGTCCACGTGGGCGAGGAAGATTTTTTCCGCAAGGTGCAGAAGTTGTGCAGGGAGCGGGGCGTGCTGCTCATAATCGACGAGGTGCAGACCGGCTTCTGCCGCACGGGCAGGATGTTCGCGTTCGAGCACTTTTCCCTGGAGCCCGACATGGTGTGCCTGGCCAAGGCCATCGCGGGCGGGGTGCCCATGGGGGCGGTGCTCTGCTCGGACGCGGTGGAGGCGCCCGTGGGCCGCCACGGCACCACGTTCGGGGGAAATCCGCTGGCCTGCGCCGCATCCATCGCGGCGCTCGACTTCATGATAGAGAAAGACCTCGCCGCAGCCGCGGCTGAGAAGGGGGAGTATTTCGAGAAGAATCTCGACGCGGGTTCGCTCACTAAAGTCCGCGAGGTGCGCCGCCTAGGCCTGATGATAGGCATCGAGCTCAAGGAGAAGGTAAAGCCCCACCTCCTGTCCCTCATGGAGCAGGGCGTGCTGGCGCTTCCGGCTGGCGCAACGGTATTGCGGCTGCTTCCGCCGCTCACGATAACGCACGAGGAGCTCGACACCGTCGCCTCCGCCGTCCGGAAAGTGCTGCGCTAG
- a CDS encoding [LysW]-aminoadipate kinase, which produces MIIVKIGGGASINLAGIAADMVELKEPFVVVLGANAARDKLLEDLGREKRVVTSVSGYSSVFSDEEAIDALMMAYAGLRNKRMVELCQQHGVNAVGLSGLDGRMVRARRNRGIRVKEGEKLRLLHDFSGKPREINKELLGLLLDHGYVPVLTIPLLDENNCAVNSENDDVASVLVRETGAEKVVHLIEAPGFLDDKDDPESMVPRITRAELEERESQVEGRMKRKMLALRKLFEHGAGTVIIADGRVEHPLRDALRGKGTVIS; this is translated from the coding sequence ATGATAATCGTCAAGATCGGGGGCGGCGCCTCGATAAACCTCGCCGGCATCGCGGCCGACATGGTGGAGCTCAAGGAGCCCTTCGTGGTCGTGCTCGGTGCGAACGCCGCGCGCGACAAGCTTCTCGAGGACCTCGGCAGAGAAAAGCGCGTCGTCACTTCCGTGTCGGGCTACTCGAGCGTGTTCTCCGACGAGGAGGCGATCGACGCGCTGATGATGGCATACGCGGGCCTCCGCAACAAGCGCATGGTCGAGTTGTGCCAGCAGCACGGGGTGAACGCGGTGGGCCTGTCCGGGCTGGACGGAAGGATGGTCCGGGCGAGGCGCAACCGCGGCATCCGCGTGAAGGAGGGGGAAAAACTGCGCCTCCTGCATGACTTTTCGGGAAAGCCCAGGGAGATAAACAAGGAGCTCCTCGGGCTGCTTCTGGACCACGGCTACGTCCCCGTGCTTACCATACCGCTCCTGGACGAGAACAACTGCGCCGTCAACTCGGAGAACGACGACGTGGCGAGCGTCCTGGTGCGGGAGACGGGCGCCGAGAAGGTCGTCCACCTCATCGAGGCGCCGGGCTTCCTGGACGACAAGGACGATCCCGAATCCATGGTGCCGCGCATCACGCGCGCCGAGCTCGAAGAGCGCGAGTCGCAGGTGGAGGGCAGGATGAAGCGCAAGATGCTCGCGTTGCGGAAATTGTTCGAGCACGGCGCGGGCACGGTCATCATCGCAGACGGCAGGGTCGAGCACCCGCTGCGGGACGCCCTCCGTGGCAAGGGCACGGTGATCTCATGA